A window of Euwallacea fornicatus isolate EFF26 chromosome 13, ASM4011564v1, whole genome shotgun sequence contains these coding sequences:
- the LOC136342851 gene encoding vacuolar ATPase assembly integral membrane protein VMA21 homolog, translated as MEQPQFAVFKTVLAYSIFILASPVLTFFFTKFVFFEGILGISSTSSNVWSAVLAVTMLHIALGMYIYRAYSESDKTKAKPAEKVD; from the exons ATGGAACAGCCCCAGTTTGCAGTATTCAAAACAGTTCTAGCatattcaatatttatattgGCATCTCCAGTTTTAACCTTTTTCTTcacgaaatttgttttttttgaag GTATCTTGGGGATTTCAAGCACTAGTAGTAACGTTTGGTCAGCGGTCTTGGCTGTGACCATGCTGCATATCGCCCTTGGAATGTACATATATAGAGCATATTCAGAGAGTGACAAGACAAAAGCAAAACCAGCCGAAAAAGTGGACTAG